From the genome of Carassius gibelio isolate Cgi1373 ecotype wild population from Czech Republic chromosome A18, carGib1.2-hapl.c, whole genome shotgun sequence:
ATCTCTGACGCCAAATGTTTCAAACACCGGTTCCTCGGATCAAAAGTCACAAAGTAACATACACACGAGATCAAAGGAGCGGCGCGCTCCCGTCACTCTCTGATGAAGCGGGAACACTGCTAACCATAGAGTAGAGAAACTTCACCTAAAGTATCGATCTCGTCAGGCTGCTATCGATCCAGGTATTGATATTATCGATTTTATGATCGATTCGCTCTCACCTGTCGTGAAGGTTTCGCGCTGAAATACCTGAGAGTAAGCTGCTGGATTCACTCTTATAGTTTAATGGAAAAGATtccattgttatattttattctgaCTGATTTAAACTGATTTCACTCGAGTCGATTCAGTGTGGAAGTTAAATCTGTGCTAATCTTTATTCTGATGCTTTTCTCTGTTTACAGATGATCAGGTGGTGTTTTTAACACTGGCCTGTCAGCAATGACCTGAAGCTGGACTCCTGAAATCCTTCCCGAGAACTGACTTCACAGCTGAGATTTACAGACTGAGATCCAATGGATCCCTGGCAAACTCCCGTGTTTCAGGGGTGGAATGTTCTCGTCTTCCCAAGTCAGGAAGATCTGGATTTATACACAGCCCTTTCTGAATCCACAGCCGATGAGAGGAATCAGGAGCAGGTGAAGAATGAGGAAACAGCTGGAACAGATCTTAAACAACCTGTCACACACAATCATGGCGTGAGCAGTGATGCTGACAGATGATAGAGCCGTGGCACTGAGTAATGAAGTCATGCCTGAGCTTCACGTTTAAAATGTTAAACCCTCCAGCTCTAgaactctctattctaattctattctttaaaaaaacttgCCCATTGTAGACTTGCACTCCattcatttactaactgcttgttttctttaaaaacctaatctaattctctaatctttttgtttttatttattgtacaattagcaaaagcaaaagcactagcttgctcaaaaaaagtccaaatctgttttatttttatttagtatataGGTGTGGGGTAGGAGACATTGCTCTGTTGTtgatttgattgcttccactgtccttgtttgtaagtcgctttggataaaatgtaAGTTTGGAGGATTTGAATGCATTATACCGGGGTCAGCAGACTCtgaccctgatcaaacacacctgaagctgttaCTAGGCAGACTAGACTAGATAGATCGACTCAGGCTCTTAGATAAAAACCTTTTCTTAAATTGTACTTGACGAAGGGTATTTTAGGATTAACCGCCTATTAATCCCTGAACACAGACAGGCTTGTGTCTCTGTCGATCATATCTATCTTAACTTCTGTGTTTTTGCAGGACACTTGGAGCATCACTTTAATAGATTCTGCACAAGGCAGTAACAGCAGAACTGCATCGCTCTGTGTGTCAACCTCACAGTAAGAtcacattaattataataatgtgcCTCTGTGGCTGTCCAGTTTCATGCATGACTGTAAATAatgatgtaataaataataatgtagctCACTGCTCCAGTATGAGTAACTGCTCAGTGAATCTCCTCATCCCTGCTCTCTCCGGTCTGCTGTCTCCTGGCTATCAGACTGCTCTCAGAACACGGTCTCAGTCGTGACAGGTTTAGCTGGAGCGTGGTGTGGTCCCGAGCGGCTCCTGTGCACGAGTCTCTCCTGGAGTCCGCTGAACTTCTCTTCAATGTGTCCGTGCCCGGTCTGCAGGTGGAGCTGCCGTACAGAAGCAGATGTGAGTATTGCAGATGATATTCTCAGTTTTACACCAGGTCTGAGGTTTGGCGCTTCATTTCCACATTATTCTCTTAGTAAACAGCACAGCCCAGGAGCTGATGGAGGCGGTTCTGGTGACTCTAGATCATCCCTCGGTCAGTGGACAATACCTGATGAAACTCTGCGACTCGGAGGAGTATCTCAGAAGGTAATGTCAGCTGTTATATTTGACATGCATCAGATGTTCCTCTCGCTGCTGAACACTAATGGAAATACCCTGTCGTTGTCTTGATTTGTCTCGTGCAGTGATGAAATCTTGGGACTGTGTGAGCGCATCCAGGTGTATCAGAAGTTTGCTCTGGATGTTCCAGTGAGGATGGTGCTCAAGGACTGCATTGACCCAGCACTGACTCCAGATGTAGGGCCCTGAATTACTGTGGCTCAGATGTCTGATACAGGTTCTCATCTGAAGAAGATCATTTAGTTATCAGATTGCTTGTCTCTGTAGGAGGAAGACGACCGCCAGGTGTTTCATTTTAATCAAGTCCTCGACTCTGCCTCTGCAGTCAGCATTATGAGGTTTGCTTGCTCCTGTACTATTGAAGCATAAGAATGACAAAGTTCCCTTTGAAATGTTATGTCCGTATACGATATTCATGCACGTGTGCAACATTTGGTGCTTTGCATTTTCAATCGAAATATACTTTGGATGTGTTATGATTTGTGACGAGGTGATTGATTGACAGATGTGGATGTTAAAGAAATCAAATGCATTTTCTAACCCACACTGAATTTGGCTGCATTCATcacaaaatatgaatgaaattattttttttttattgtgcatgtaaatgcatttgagaaaagaaataaaataaaataaaaacttttcctGCCCTTACTGCATTTGTAAAGGAAACATCAATTTGAATTGAAACTCTCTCAGGTCAGATCTGCAGGAGAAGCTGAGCAGCTACAGTCAGGCAGTGAACCAGCTCTTGAGAAGCCAGGTGTGTGTCACTGAGATCAGTCTGAAAGAATGAAACACTTGTGTACATTACTCTGAATGATCTGCGTGTCATCACATGGCttcagtgaagtgtgtgtgtgtgtttggtgtgtcaGTGTGGTGTCGGTGTAGAGAAGGTTGTGGAGTGTGTTCATGCGGTGTGTGAGCAGCTGTGTGGCGTCTCGACTGTAGATCTGGACGAGGCTGTCGTCCGGCTCCAGCGCTTCGCTCCTGTCACACTGGTACAGCCTGAGCAACACACCTCCAGTGTTTCTGAATGGGTGTTTAATAAGACCGATTAAACATAATGTTCTTCTCCCTAGACTCCGGGTGAAATGTGTGAGTGTGAAACTGGTGAGTCTTTATACAGAAGTGAAGTCTCCGGGCTTGGCTTTGCATGTTTGAGTGACAGCTCAAGACTCATAAAAGCAGTTTGACCTGTTCGAGCAGTGTAGTTTCCAGCGATTCGCATGTATTGTAAGTGTAAGTCTGCATGTTTCAGCTGTAGTCATGCTCCATCACGCTCTGCTGAAGCTGCTCCACATGTTCTTCACAAACTTTGATCTGGACTTCAGAGGACAGGAGGACCACCCGGATCCCCCAGCAGCAGATGTCAAGCACAGCACATGCATGCTGCAGCTCACACTGACCGGCCTCTACAGACTGCTGCCCGGCTGGATAAACAGGTACGGCCAGATGTTTAACACCTCAGTGTCGTCACCGCAGAGAAACCACTGTGTGCTGAAAATCTCATTCAGACCCATCCTGGATATGAACCTCTATTAGTGCCTCTCTGATGAAAGAAAGTCATGAGGGTCTGAGGATGAGTGAATGATTTATAGGTGAACTGGTCCCTGTAATACTGAGGAATATGAgccatgctgtgtgtgtgtgtgtgtgtgtgtgtgttacagttaTGATCACTTAAGCGTGAGCTGCTCGCTCACATACTGCGGCAGGAATCTGACTGAACCTGTGGTGTCTGAGAACATCAGCACGTCCCTTCAGCTCGGCTACAGGATCCAGTGCAACCGTCTGTAAGAGCAGCTTCCTCTACACTGTTATGTGCTAGTGCATGACAGACATGATGACCAACTGGACGCTTGTGATCAAAGGCTTTTGTATTTTCAGTTAAACAGTAAAAGGGTTAATAAATGACAGAGTTGTGATTAATGAATACCTTCactaaatgatgtttatgtgctggGAAACTCTTACACAGAAGGACGTCACCTCCAGGCTCCACGCTCACTGTGGTCAAAACGGTCTGCGAGGTTGatattattcatgaatgaaatgaaGACTCATGTAGTGAGCTCACTGtgctctatctgtctgtctgtgagtgGTGTTCTGGTTCCTGTGTTTCAGATTGGTGTTTCCTGTTCCAGTTCATGAGCTTCCATATGAATCGATGCTGTCTTTTCATCTGCTGGGCTCTAAACAGGCCAAAAGCCCCGAGCTCCTGAGCTGGGCGGTCCTTCCTCTTTTTAACAACAGGTATCCCATTCACCTCATCAAACCGGTTTTGGTGTTTCCAAAAAATTTTCTTCCTTGAACCAATTTTTTAGACTTCAAACTATTAGTCTGCCAGTCACTGACTGGAAAAGAAAACCAGTGCTTTCAATGCAGCATGTTCTTGCATTGCATTATTGTTTTCTGGAATTCAAGACTCTTTTCCAGAGCATGTGTTGGACTTTAATGCGCAGGGAGTATGTTTAGAGCAGTGTTTGTTGGAGGCTGTGGTTGATGGATGGATGCTGTGCTGTTGCAGGACTCTGGTTCACGGCACGGTTCTGCTCAGTATGTGTACACAGGTGCCACCCGTCTGTCCTCCGTCACCAGCGCTGAGCGACGGCCATCGACAGCCCACCGGAGTCATCCTACAGGTGCACGCTTCctcaccagacacacacacatcactcatcACATACAGTGTTCACAGAGTGTTTTCTGACGCATGTGCATATTTCAAAATAGTTTTGTGACAGCTGAAGTATGAAGTGAAGGCATTAGTTGATAAAGGAAGGCTCTTTCTCCACAGATTGATTTCCCGGAGTCTGGGCTGTGGAGATATGAGCGAGCGGCGGCTCGGCCCGATCCAGTCCTGCAGTCGGTGCTGTGTGAAGAGCTGCAGAAGAGAGTGACTGAAGTGTGTCAGAAACACTGCCTGTCGCTGTCAGTACCAGATCAGAGCTGGAGAGCAGTGCTGTGGATGTGGTGGATGGGGACATGAAACTCACTTCCTCTGTTAAACATTCTGCAGCTTGACTGACAACGAGAAGGCCTTCCTGTGGAGCAAGCGGGACGTCTGCAGCCGGACGAACTCCTACCTGCACCTGGTGTTGGGCAGCGCGCCGCGGTGGAGACCTCAGAACCTGCCGGATATCTACTCCGTCCTGGAGCGCTGGAGTCCTGTGAGGGTCGAGGAAGCCCTGTTCCTCCTGAGTGATGAGTACGAGCTCCGGTCAGGACATGCTGTTCCTCTGATGTGAATTAGAGATTGAGCGGATGTGTCTGTGTCAGGTTCCATGACCAGTGCGTGCGGTCAGTGGCTGTGCAGTGTTTCCAGCAGATGTGTGACAGTGAGCTGGAGGAGTTTCTGCCGCAGCTGGTGCAGGTGAGACACACCGACTCATGATGACCACTCGTGTCCTCCCACATTATAACACTGACCTCTCCTCCAGGCTCTGAAGATGGAGTGGGAGATCGACGGGCCCTTGGTGAAGCTTCTGCTCTCCAGATCTCTGCACTGCATCCGCATCGCTCAGCAGCTGTACTGGTGAAGAACCATCTCAATTACACTGAATGGAGATATTGTAATGGAGTGGAATTATCAAACAtaacagaagtgtgtgtgtagGTTACTGGTGGACGCTCTGGACGACTGGCTCTACAGGAGCTGGATGAGGAAGGTTCTGTCGGCGCTGAAGCACTGCTGCGGTCGGGCTCTGAGACACCAGCTCCAGCGTCAGAGCACACTGGTGGATCTCCTCACGCAAGTGGCAGAGAAGATCCGCTCGAGTGACAAGAACAAGAGAAAGGTCCCTGAACATATCACGCTCATCAAACCCAACAGAAAGCCTTACCTCAAGAAGATCCTTTTCAGCTTCTGaaatgaaatcaggaaatgttGTTTTTGTGCAGGATGTGTTTAGCCGAGAGAGATGGCAGATTGAGAGCTTCTTTGCTGATGGACAGCCCTGCAGGCTTCCGTTAGATCCCGCGGTCGAGGTCAAAGGTGTCAATATTGAGGTAAActcaataaatgcatttgtgaGGTTGACTGTGCATGAGCGATTAGTAATAAACACAGGGTTAGGACTGACATCAGGGTCAGAGACTATCTATATTCTTAATAGAGACCATTTTTCTGTGAGAAGGAGCATCATTTGTGATATTTTGGACGTGGCTTGTGATCTGAGCACAGTATATTGTCTAAACTCACACTGTAACCCATCAGAAACTGTCACATGAGGCCCATTTTTGAGGTATTTGAGTATATTTGTTACTGAAGTACAAGATTAGGTTATGTGTGAACATGATTGCGAGTATTTTAGAGAATCCCTGGTTCTGGTTAAATCCATCCCTGCTAGTGTTATAAAGGCTTCTGTACAGATGCATGAAagctgtgtgtgtctctcagtcTTTTAAGGTTTTTAACTCAAACGCAGCACCTATAGAAGTGTCCTTCATCCCCACTGACCCGCTGGGACAGAACTACAGCCTCATCTGTAAAGTATGAAGATCTTGAGCTGTGGGCAGTGTTCTGTGGTCTGTCCGAGCTCATCTTGAGTCtgattgtgtgttgtgttgtggctcAGACCGGAGATAACCTGCGGCAGGACATGCTGGTGCTGCAGATGGTGCGTCTCCTGGACCGCATGTGGACACACGACGGACTGGACATGAGGATGGTCACATACAGATGCATCTCCACTGGACGAGATCAAGGTCAGTCCGGCCATCAAATGATTGTCAGGAAGATGTGTTCCAATCATACTGATAAACTGCAATCATCACATTTCATCAGTACTGTAGTTTTGACCGGATCTGAccaactctctctcacacacacacacacacacacacacatgctggctCTCCGTGGTATCATGAGAAGGCTATCCTTTACTGTCAGGAGAGACGAGGCCAGCTCGTGTTGACCTGTTTTGAAACCTTGAAGACCGCTATATTAGGTCGTTTTTCTGAAATCCTCTAGATGAAGGCAGCTTTCAGCTCCAGCGGTCACGTGTTCCTGAAGATCGCAGCTAGCGCTTcacgtgtgtttgattagggctggAGCTGGACTTTGAACACCGCTCAAATTATAGATAAGTTGGACTAAGCAGGAAGTTTTGAGTGTTTTAATAGTACAATGGCCTTGTCTGTGCCTCAGATCAATTGATTCCTGAATGAAAGAGACAGATAGTCTGTATATAGATGATGCTCCAGCTGATCCAGGGTTTGACATGCTCTCTCCGTGTCGATGGATTTCTCTCTCAATCCAAAGACATGCTCTGTGTAAGAACCGAACTGATTTTTGGGATCGACTAGCAGTCACCAATAACATCCTGTTTGCATTCCAATACTGTTTATTAGAAACCATCAAAAGAATAAAGTAGATACCGACTGTAGTTGATGCGTGCAGCGAGTAAGAGCTGCTGTGATGAACGCTTGGCTCCAGGTTTAGTGGAAGTGGTGCGTGACGCGGTGACGCTGGCGCAGATTCATCAGGAGTGGGGTCTGTCCGGAGCGCTGAGGGAAGACACCTTAGAGAAGTGGTTCCACATGAGGAACAAGACCAGAGAGGACTACGAGAAGGTACTGTGTGTCACGGCGCATGTCTTCTTGACTGGTGTCTGCTCTTGGTCTCGGTGTGAGCTGTGTTTGTCTCTCGTCTGACCTCCAGGCGGTCATGAACTTCCTTCACTCGTGCGCCGGCTGGTGCGTGGCCACATTCATCCTGGGCATCTGTGACCGCCACAACGACAACATCATGATCACACACAGCGGCCACATGTTCCACATCGACTTCGGCAAGATCATGGGCAATGCGCAGAAGTTCGGCAGCATCAAGAGGCAGGAGATTTGTTTTCTTGTCACGGCGCATGATGAAAAAGAGCCCCTTCTAAAGTAGACGTCCTCTTTGTGACCGCACAGGGACCGGACGCCCTTCGTCTTCTCTCCAGAAATGCAGCGCTTCATCACGGGCGGCGGAGAGAACCCGCAGCGCTTCCACCGCTTCGTGGAGCTGTGCTGTGACGCGTACAACCGTCTGCGCAGACGCTCGGCTCTGGTGCTCGGTGTGCTGCAGCTGGTGAGGATCAGATCTGCGTCTGCTGCTGGGTTCACTGACGTCCGCTGCTTCTCACCTGTCTCTGTCTGTTATAGATGCTGACGGCTGGTATGCCCGAGCTGAAGGACGTCCAGGACCTGAAGTACGTCCACAACAAACTGAGGCCTCATGACTCGGAGCTGGAAGCCACCTCATATTTTACCAAGTACACACATCTCTGCAGTCACGTGATCTACCGATGCTTCATCTGTGGTGTTTGATATAGTCTGTGTGTCTAATGTCTGTTCAGTCCTCTGGGAAATGCTTCTGATAATGATAGTTTTGTGCTGTAAATATGAATTATCAGGTTTGAGAAGGTCTTTATGCATCTGTAATTCCTCACGTTCTCTTCTCATGCAGACGAGCGAGATGTTATTCTGCTGCCCTTCACAATAAGATCATCACTGATGACAACTGAATAAATCAAACATGGCTTCTCATATCATAGTGTTAAGAGAGGTTCTACTCGTGTGTTTCCTGTTTCAGAAAAATCAAAGAGAGCATGGAGAGCTTCCCAGTCAAATTAAACTTCCTCTTCCACAATATGGTGCAGATTTCCTCCACCAAACGTCCAGAAGCGCCGGCTACGAGGGAGATCTCCTCCAACAGCAACATCCAGGAGG
Proteins encoded in this window:
- the pik3c2g gene encoding phosphatidylinositol 3-kinase C2 domain-containing subunit gamma isoform X2, which codes for MDPWQTPVFQGWNVLVFPSQEDLDLYTALSESTADERNQEQDTWSITLIDSAQGSNSRTASLCVSTSQLLSEHGLSRDRFSWSVVWSRAAPVHESLLESAELLFNVSVPGLQVELPYRSRLNSTAQELMEAVLVTLDHPSVSGQYLMKLCDSEEYLRSDEILGLCERIQVYQKFALDVPVRMVLKDCIDPALTPDEEDDRQVFHFNQVLDSASAVSIMRSDLQEKLSSYSQAVNQLLRSQCGVGVEKVVECVHAVCEQLCGVSTVDLDEAVVRLQRFAPVTLTPGEMCECETAVVMLHHALLKLLHMFFTNFDLDFRGQEDHPDPPAADVKHSTCMLQLTLTGLYRLLPGWINSYDHLSVSCSLTYCGRNLTEPVVSENISTSLQLGYRIQCNRLLVFPVPVHELPYESMLSFHLLGSKQAKSPELLSWAVLPLFNNRTLVHGTVLLSMCTQVPPVCPPSPALSDGHRQPTGVILQIDFPESGLWRYERAAARPDPVLQSVLCEELQKRVTEVCQKHCLSLLTDNEKAFLWSKRDVCSRTNSYLHLVLGSAPRWRPQNLPDIYSVLERWSPVRVEEALFLLSDEFHDQCVRSVAVQCFQQMCDSELEEFLPQLVQALKMEWEIDGPLVKLLLSRSLHCIRIAQQLYWLLVDALDDWLYRSWMRKVLSALKHCCGRALRHQLQRQSTLVDLLTQVAEKIRSSDKNKRKDVFSRERWQIESFFADGQPCRLPLDPAVEVKGVNIESFKVFNSNAAPIEVSFIPTDPLGQNYSLICKTGDNLRQDMLVLQMVRLLDRMWTHDGLDMRMVTYRCISTGRDQGLVEVVRDAVTLAQIHQEWGLSGALREDTLEKWFHMRNKTREDYEKAVMNFLHSCAGWCVATFILGICDRHNDNIMITHSGHMFHIDFGKIMGNAQKFGSIKRDRTPFVFSPEMQRFITGGGENPQRFHRFVELCCDAYNRLRRRSALVLGVLQLMLTAGMPELKDVQDLKYVHNKLRPHDSELEATSYFTKKIKESMESFPVKLNFLFHNMVQISSTKRPEAPATREISSNSNIQEAVIQKYTVNGKDVTYELKVTIEDGFLVLQKSFAQFEMLHKLLQKHFIESTLPKFPSWYNMSFTAGRKMSLLNKYLKELFEGPCKGNEYVCSLFLDGPDAAVKAETDAHLRPQIQLYLSYKDYKLSVMIKHLKNIKLSNGSCPDAYVVTRLRPDPQDKTKRKTKVVRSNDNPTFNELIEYRNVPNLHGHVLEVTVKSRKTFVAATNVVLADRVLDQEKWFPLGFSAV
- the pik3c2g gene encoding phosphatidylinositol 3-kinase C2 domain-containing subunit gamma isoform X1, which gives rise to MDPWQTPVFQGWNVLVFPSQEDLDLYTALSESTADERNQEQDTWSITLIDSAQGSNSRTASLCVSTSQLLSEHGLSRDRFSWSVVWSRAAPVHESLLESAELLFNVSVPGLQVELPYRSRLNSTAQELMEAVLVTLDHPSVSGQYLMKLCDSEEYLRSDEILGLCERIQVYQKFALDVPVRMVLKDCIDPALTPDEEDDRQVFHFNQVLDSASAVSIMRSDLQEKLSSYSQAVNQLLRSQCGVGVEKVVECVHAVCEQLCGVSTVDLDEAVVRLQRFAPVTLTPGEMCECETAVVMLHHALLKLLHMFFTNFDLDFRGQEDHPDPPAADVKHSTCMLQLTLTGLYRLLPGWINSYDHLSVSCSLTYCGRNLTEPVVSENISTSLQLGYRIQCNRLLVFPVPVHELPYESMLSFHLLGSKQAKSPELLSWAVLPLFNNRTLVHGTVLLSMCTQVPPVCPPSPALSDGHRQPTGVILQIDFPESGLWRYERAAARPDPVLQSVLCEELQKRVTEVCQKHCLSLLTDNEKAFLWSKRDVCSRTNSYLHLVLGSAPRWRPQNLPDIYSVLERWSPVRVEEALFLLSDEFHDQCVRSVAVQCFQQMCDSELEEFLPQLVQALKMEWEIDGPLVKLLLSRSLHCIRIAQQLYWLLVDALDDWLYRSWMRKVLSALKHCCGRALRHQLQRQSTLVDLLTQVAEKIRSSDKNKRKDVFSRERWQIESFFADGQPCRLPLDPAVEVKGVNIESFKVFNSNAAPIEVSFIPTDPLGQNYSLICKTGDNLRQDMLVLQMVRLLDRMWTHDGLDMRMVTYRCISTGRDQASKSCCDERLAPGLVEVVRDAVTLAQIHQEWGLSGALREDTLEKWFHMRNKTREDYEKAVMNFLHSCAGWCVATFILGICDRHNDNIMITHSGHMFHIDFGKIMGNAQKFGSIKRDRTPFVFSPEMQRFITGGGENPQRFHRFVELCCDAYNRLRRRSALVLGVLQLMLTAGMPELKDVQDLKYVHNKLRPHDSELEATSYFTKKIKESMESFPVKLNFLFHNMVQISSTKRPEAPATREISSNSNIQEAVIQKYTVNGKDVTYELKVTIEDGFLVLQKSFAQFEMLHKLLQKHFIESTLPKFPSWYNMSFTAGRKMSLLNKYLKELFEGPCKGNEYVCSLFLDGPDAAVKAETDAHLRPQIQLYLSYKDYKLSVMIKHLKNIKLSNGSCPDAYVVTRLRPDPQDKTKRKTKVVRSNDNPTFNELIEYRNVPNLHGHVLEVTVKSRKTFVAATNVVLADRVLDQEKWFPLGFSAV